The genomic window CAGGTACAACGCCATTGGCACGGGCCAGGCCGACGGCGAAGACCTCGGCCGCTACGGAACTGGCGGCCAGACGGTCCAGTGAGCCCTTACCGGGGATGCGCACCGTCGTGGCGCCAGGGACCTCGTCGTCGCCGACGATGATGACTTTCGATCCCGCGCGGACAAGGTCAGTGGCGAGCATGTGCAGGCTCTGATCGGGTTCGGTACCGTACATTCCAAAGATCACGACGGCGAGTCCATCGCCGGCCAATTCGAAGGGGCCATGGCGGAACTGGCCGCCGATGAACCCTTCCGCCGGGACCTTTGACGATTCCTTGGTGATCAGAGCCGCAAACAGAGAAGTAGCCGATTCGTCCCCCCGGCCGACATAGGCAAGCCTGCGCTGCGGGTGGCCGGCAATGGCTGCGGCGGCATCCGCCAGATCGATCGAGCTGATGGCCTGTTCAACGGCGGATGCAGCCGTCAGGATCTCGGACCTTACCTCCTCCAGCGCGCGGCCTTCAAATGCTGCAGAGAGCATGCGGTGCACCGCCAAGGTGTTCAGGTAGCTCTTGGTGCTGACAGTGGCTTCGCTTCCGCTGAACAGGGGCAGGAACAGATCGGAATCGACGGCCAACGGGCTGGACGTGTCATCGCCAATGCCGATCAGCAGTGCGGGGTGAATCAGGCCTGCCTTGCAGCGATTCAAAAGCTCAACTACCTCTCCGCTGGCACCTGACTGGGAGGTGACGACCAGCAGGGTGTCGGTTGTGATCTGGCTGGGGTTGTCCAGCAGCTGCCCGGCGTCGATGTTCCAGACGGGACGGCCCAGCTCCGTCAGCCTCCGCCAGGTAGGTATTCCAGCGAAGTGGGAGGAGCCCATGCCGGTCAGGACAATCCTGTCCCAACTCGAGCCGGCCAAATCCCGCAGGAGAGGGATGGAAGCGGCGGCGAGGCGCCGCAGCGCGTCCGGCTGCTCGGCGATGTCGAGCTCAAATGGGGTCATTTCGTGCATGTGGATGGTCCTTTGTATAGGGCCCGGGTAACCCGGCGGAGGTGTGCCCGGCAATGCAGCGCGTCGAACGGAGACCCGAGCCAAACATTTTCTTTGTGCGCCCGATCATAAAGTCCGTTCGATTTGATTGTCAATGGCAGGATTGCAGTGTTTGAATAGCCTTCTACAACACCGCCGAGAGGGGCAGTACGATGGTCAGCGCCAAGGAACGCCGTCACCAGGGGATCCTGCAGATCCTCCAGGAAACCGGCACGGTGACGGTGGCCGAATTGGGTACGCGTCTTGGCGTCACCGAGATGACCATCCGACGGGACCTGGAGCTGCTTGAGGCCGATGGCGTACTAAAGCGGTTCCACGGCGGGGCCCGGCTCGCGTTCGGCAGCAGCTACGAGCCGCCATTTCCCGCCCGGGAAAAGACGAACGCGGAGCACAAGCGCGCCATCGGCGAACGCATTGCCGCGATCGTCAACGATGGCGACACAATCATCCTCGACGGCGGTTCGACAGGAGTCGCGGTCGCCGAGTGCCTCGTCGACCGCGAACTGACGATCTGCCCTCTGTCCCTCAGGGTCGCTTGGGCGTTCGCAAGGTCCACGACCGTGAATCTGATCATCCCCAGCGGATCCGTGCGCCAGGGGGAACTGAGTCTTAGCGGAGCCGACACGATTGACTATCTACGCGGGCACCACTTTGACAGCTACATCATGACCGCCAGCGGAATGTCCCTTGATCAGGGATTCACCGAGTGGAACCCGGATGATGCGGCGGTCAAAAAGGCAGCGGTGAGTGTCGCCGACAAAACCGTCGCCGCCGTTGACTCGAGCAAATACGACCGCGTGGGCTTCGTCAGGATCTGCCCCACAAAAACGCCGGCCGTCATCGTTACCGACAGCGGCCTAACAGGCGAACAGCTCGACGCCCTTCAAAAACAAGCGAACGAGGTCATTCTCACCGCGTGAGACACTCCGTTGTCGGACGACAGAAACCGCCAATCGTCGCAATTCGCCGACCGGGGCCCACGGAGCAGCGGGGCCCGTGGGCAAGGCATTGCGGACGGCCATCGCTGACAGACGCAGCAACAAGGACCCGTGGGGCACGGGATTGGCCAGATGGTCCTGCCAATCCATATCCAGCTGTCGACCAGGCAGAATCGCCGCCTCAACGCCCATAATGACCACCAGTGCGGTCTAGGGGCTTCTTTGCCGGAAGCCCCTACTTGGACCGAATCAGGTCAAGCAGAGGCGGCAGCCTTGTGCGCCATCTTCTGCCATGAAGTGTCGTGCTCCCGGGTAGACCTCCAGACGTGCGCTTAGACGTCTGGCCAGGTCATCGGAGGCTTCCGGCGGCACGAAAGGATCTGTGTCGGAGCGAAGTACTGTTCGTTCCCGAATGCTCGTTACCACCCGCTCAACGGCAACGTCAGTTGCGAGGAAGCCATCGAGTTCCGGCAATGCTTCCAGTGGTTCAGTGAACCCGGCGACCAACACGAGACCGCCCAGCTCCCAGGTTTCCGGC from Arthrobacter globiformis includes these protein-coding regions:
- a CDS encoding DeoR/GlpR family DNA-binding transcription regulator; translated protein: MVSAKERRHQGILQILQETGTVTVAELGTRLGVTEMTIRRDLELLEADGVLKRFHGGARLAFGSSYEPPFPAREKTNAEHKRAIGERIAAIVNDGDTIILDGGSTGVAVAECLVDRELTICPLSLRVAWAFARSTTVNLIIPSGSVRQGELSLSGADTIDYLRGHHFDSYIMTASGMSLDQGFTEWNPDDAAVKKAAVSVADKTVAAVDSSKYDRVGFVRICPTKTPAVIVTDSGLTGEQLDALQKQANEVILTA
- a CDS encoding RBBP9/YdeN family alpha/beta hydrolase translates to MNAPASNIPVRPVQRVVIVHGYQSSPDANWFPWLQSALEAEDIGVTVVPLPDPDDPGKAAWENAVSIALGVPDATTVVVAHSLGVVTVLRVLETLPETWELGGLVLVAGFTEPLEALPELDGFLATDVAVERVVTSIRERTVLRSDTDPFVPPEASDDLARRLSARLEVYPGARHFMAEDGAQGCRLCLT
- a CDS encoding SIS domain-containing protein, which gives rise to MHEMTPFELDIAEQPDALRRLAAASIPLLRDLAGSSWDRIVLTGMGSSHFAGIPTWRRLTELGRPVWNIDAGQLLDNPSQITTDTLLVVTSQSGASGEVVELLNRCKAGLIHPALLIGIGDDTSSPLAVDSDLFLPLFSGSEATVSTKSYLNTLAVHRMLSAAFEGRALEEVRSEILTAASAVEQAISSIDLADAAAAIAGHPQRRLAYVGRGDESATSLFAALITKESSKVPAEGFIGGQFRHGPFELAGDGLAVVIFGMYGTEPDQSLHMLATDLVRAGSKVIIVGDDEVPGATTVRIPGKGSLDRLAASSVAAEVFAVGLARANGVVPGAFLYGSKITTAV